In one Gopherus evgoodei ecotype Sinaloan lineage chromosome 1, rGopEvg1_v1.p, whole genome shotgun sequence genomic region, the following are encoded:
- the LOC115647820 gene encoding anionic trypsin-like codes for HLISPFPSVAVPVDDDDKIVGGYTCSVPYQVSLNSGYHFCGGSLLNNQWVVSAAHCYKSRIQVRLGEYNIDVLEGDEQFINSVKVIRHPKYNSWILDNDIMLIKLATSAALNSHVATISLPSACVAAGTQCLISGWGNTLSSGSNYPELLQCVDAPVLTEAECSDAYPGQITTNMICVGFLEGGKDSCQGDSGGPVVCNGELQGIVSWGIGCALEGYPGVYTKVCNYVDWIEETIAAN; via the exons CACCTGATTTCCCCATTTCCCTCAGTTGCTGTCCCTGTTGATGATGATGACAAAATTGTGGGGGGCTACACCTGCTCTGTCCCCTACCAGGTGTCCCTGAACTCTGGGTACCACTTCTGCGGGGGCTCTCTCCTCAACAACCAGTGGGTCGTGTCAGCTGCTCACTGCTACAAATC CCGCATCCAGGTGAGGCTTGGTGAATACAACATCGATGTGTTGGAAGGGGACGAGCAGTTCATCAACTCCGTTAAAGTAATTCGCCACCCCAAATACAACTCGTGGATCCTGGATAATGACATAATGCTGATCAAGCTGGCAACCTCAGCTGCCTTGAACTCCCATGTTGCAAccatctctcttccttctgcCTGTGTGGCTGCTGGGACTCAGTGCCTGATTTCTGGGTGGGGAAACACCCTCAGCAGTGGCT CTAACTACCCTGAGCTTCTTCAGTGTGTGGATGCTCCAGTCCTGACTGAGGCTGAATGCAGTGATGCTTACCCAGGACAAATCACTACAAACATGATCTGCGTGGGATTCCTGGAGGGTGGCAAAGACTCCTGCCAG GGCGATTCTGGTGGCCCAGTCGTGTGCAATGGTGAGCTCCAAGGAATTGTGTCCTGGGGGATCGGGTGTGCTCTGGAGGGTTACCCTGGAGTCTACACCAAGGTCTGCAACTATGTTGACTGGATCGAGGAGACCATTGCCGCCAACTAA